Proteins from one Bacteroides mediterraneensis genomic window:
- a CDS encoding DUF4377 domain-containing protein, producing the protein MKAKKLSGIFVVFLCTLSLIGCHEKDEFKDQVEIIRMYVSAETSTYVPLGSDRPVECMLAKEEGRPEYSTLSFEGITGFTYEQGHEYVLKVEKRTSVAPLADGTRIRYKLLEIMQDTSITPSSPQWTFLIDDRRESDIDISTSYLGIQIWPAFAHRPNIYVGAVYPKSAFATSFEREVTDEKRPVDLTFSFSKPYLTTMEKVRHIEYLKKVKEEIHSEEYASYMAPGRPYTAQLAELKSLESLSGCFMENQTFSRTLEDICRQKFDMKKVKSLTVGKVVFKGFTVSMDMPADGLFVNVPSNLDDLVCVCGLTYGTSAYFVIASESPYGDVLSAFKGAFVREYSQPHGTLHTAQIVLLTVSEVDQNAIVNDSFEALADYLKSPFRDGKTYGYPIFCRGQYVKDNSLFVKRKE; encoded by the coding sequence ATGAAAGCAAAAAAATTATCTGGAATCTTTGTGGTGTTCCTATGTACACTTAGCCTTATCGGCTGCCATGAAAAAGACGAGTTTAAAGATCAGGTGGAAATCATCCGCATGTATGTGTCTGCCGAAACAAGTACGTATGTTCCTTTGGGAAGCGACCGACCGGTTGAATGTATGCTTGCCAAAGAAGAAGGGAGACCGGAATATTCTACGCTTTCCTTCGAAGGAATCACCGGATTTACGTACGAACAGGGACATGAATATGTCTTAAAGGTGGAAAAACGGACATCGGTCGCCCCGCTGGCTGACGGTACCCGTATCAGATACAAGCTGCTTGAGATTATGCAGGATACTTCCATCACCCCGTCATCTCCGCAATGGACTTTTCTTATTGATGACCGCAGGGAATCCGATATAGACATCAGTACTTCTTATCTGGGCATACAAATATGGCCAGCATTTGCCCATCGTCCAAACATTTATGTGGGAGCAGTCTATCCGAAAAGCGCGTTTGCCACTTCCTTCGAAAGGGAGGTTACTGATGAAAAGAGACCTGTAGACCTGACATTCAGTTTTTCCAAGCCCTATCTTACTACCATGGAGAAGGTCAGACATATTGAGTACTTGAAAAAAGTCAAGGAAGAGATACACTCGGAGGAATATGCAAGTTATATGGCTCCCGGCCGTCCTTATACCGCACAGCTGGCCGAACTGAAAAGTTTGGAAAGCCTGAGTGGCTGCTTCATGGAAAACCAAACATTTAGCCGCACACTGGAAGATATCTGCCGACAGAAGTTCGATATGAAAAAGGTGAAAAGCCTGACAGTCGGTAAGGTTGTTTTCAAAGGTTTCACGGTATCAATGGATATGCCGGCCGACGGACTGTTCGTGAATGTGCCGTCCAATCTGGACGACCTGGTGTGTGTATGTGGACTGACTTACGGGACGAGCGCTTATTTTGTAATAGCCAGCGAGTCTCCTTATGGGGATGTGTTATCGGCTTTTAAAGGTGCATTTGTGCGTGAATACAGCCAGCCTCACGGCACATTACATACAGCCCAAATCGTTTTGCTGACGGTTTCGGAGGTGGACCAGAATGCCATAGTCAATGATTCGTTTGAAGCTTTGGCAGATTATTTAAAGAGTCCTTTCCGGGATGGAAAAACCTACGGGTATCCCATCTTTTGCAGAGGGCAGTATGTAAAAGACAACAGTTTGTTTGTAAAAAGAAAAGAATAA
- a CDS encoding ATP-binding protein, producing MSKLYSVGVQNFEKVILGGYEYVDKTALIYELFNTGSYYFLSRPRRFGKSLLLSTLEAYAKGKKELFKGLALEKLERDWTVYPVLHMDLNTEKYDTEASLENKLELTLKQWEAEYGYNPDEYSVATRFEGVIRRACEQTGRRVVILIDEYNKPMLQAIGNEALQNEYRSTLKAFYGALKSMDGCIRFALLTGVTKFGKVSVFSDLNNLMDISMDDRYVEICGISEKEIHAYFEEDIHALATATGMTYEKACAELKANYDGYHFTENAVGMYNPFSLLNTFAKKKFGSYWFETGTPTYLVELLKLHHYPIEDLEHIVTSQPVLDSIDTASTDPIPVIYQSGYLTIKGYNKMFENYTLGFPNREVEQGFFKFLLPNYASVSVSKSPYQIQCFVEEVMAGKVDDFFDRLKTMFADIPYELARDREVHYQNILYIIFKLMGFYVQVEYHTSRGRIDLVLQTQDYVYVMEFKLNGSADEALAQIREKGYAAPFAKDSRTVYRIGVNFSDELRNIQEVKVEKGK from the coding sequence ATGAGCAAGCTATATTCGGTAGGAGTGCAGAACTTTGAGAAAGTGATTTTGGGCGGTTACGAATATGTCGATAAAACCGCCTTGATTTATGAGTTGTTTAACACAGGGAGTTACTATTTCCTGAGCCGTCCGCGACGTTTCGGCAAGAGTCTGCTGCTGTCTACTCTCGAAGCCTACGCGAAGGGGAAGAAGGAACTTTTCAAAGGACTGGCGCTGGAAAAACTGGAGCGGGACTGGACAGTGTATCCGGTGCTGCACATGGATTTGAACACAGAAAAGTATGATACGGAAGCAAGTCTGGAAAACAAGCTGGAACTGACCCTGAAACAATGGGAGGCGGAATATGGTTATAACCCGGACGAGTATTCCGTGGCGACCCGTTTTGAGGGAGTGATTCGCCGTGCATGCGAGCAGACAGGCCGCCGGGTGGTGATTCTCATCGATGAATACAACAAGCCCATGCTGCAGGCCATTGGCAACGAAGCTTTGCAGAACGAGTACCGCAGCACCCTGAAGGCGTTCTACGGGGCGTTGAAGTCCATGGACGGATGCATCCGCTTCGCCCTGCTGACGGGAGTGACCAAGTTCGGAAAGGTCAGCGTATTCAGCGATTTGAACAACCTGATGGACATCTCCATGGACGACCGCTATGTGGAAATCTGCGGCATCAGCGAGAAGGAAATCCATGCGTATTTTGAAGAAGATATTCACGCCCTGGCCACAGCTACAGGGATGACTTACGAGAAAGCGTGTGCGGAACTGAAAGCCAATTACGACGGCTATCACTTTACGGAAAATGCCGTGGGCATGTACAACCCGTTCAGCCTGCTGAACACCTTTGCGAAGAAAAAGTTCGGCAGCTACTGGTTTGAGACAGGCACGCCGACCTACCTCGTCGAGTTGCTCAAGCTCCATCATTATCCGATAGAGGACCTGGAACACATCGTCACCAGCCAGCCGGTGCTGGACAGTATCGACACGGCCTCCACCGACCCGATTCCGGTCATCTACCAGAGCGGCTACCTCACCATCAAGGGCTACAACAAGATGTTCGAGAACTACACGCTGGGATTCCCCAACCGGGAAGTGGAACAGGGCTTCTTCAAGTTCCTGCTGCCCAACTACGCGTCGGTGAGCGTGAGCAAGTCGCCCTACCAGATTCAGTGCTTCGTGGAGGAAGTGATGGCGGGCAAGGTGGACGATTTCTTCGACCGCCTGAAGACGATGTTCGCCGACATCCCTTACGAGCTGGCCCGCGACCGCGAGGTACATTACCAGAACATCCTGTACATCATTTTCAAGCTGATGGGCTTCTACGTGCAGGTGGAATACCACACGAGCCGCGGACGGATTGACCTGGTGCTTCAGACGCAGGACTACGTGTACGTCATGGAATTCAAGCTGAACGGCAGCGCGGACGAGGCGCTGGCACAGATTCGGGAGAAAGGTTATGCCGCTCCTTTTGCCAAGGACAGCCGCACGGTCTATCGGATTGGCGTGAACTTCAGTGACGAGCTGCGGAACATTCAGGAGGTGAAGGTGGAAAAGGGAAAATAA
- a CDS encoding exonuclease domain-containing protein — protein MENFAAIDFETANGARSSVCSVGVVVVRHGEITDTFYSLIQPEPNYYSRFCTQVHGLTRKDTDCAPVFSQVWAQVAPLIEGLPLVAHNKAFDESCLKAVFRVYQMDYPDYDFYDTLGPSRRAFPWAENHQLHTVASLCGYDLKQHHHALADAEACAWIAREIL, from the coding sequence ATGGAAAACTTTGCCGCCATCGATTTTGAGACCGCCAACGGGGCCCGCAGCTCGGTATGCAGCGTGGGCGTGGTGGTGGTGCGCCACGGGGAAATTACCGACACGTTCTACTCGCTCATTCAGCCGGAACCCAACTACTACAGCCGTTTCTGCACGCAGGTGCACGGACTCACCCGCAAGGATACCGACTGTGCGCCCGTGTTCAGTCAAGTATGGGCACAGGTGGCCCCACTGATTGAGGGACTCCCCCTCGTGGCCCACAACAAAGCATTCGACGAGAGCTGCCTGAAAGCTGTCTTCCGGGTCTATCAGATGGACTATCCCGACTATGATTTCTATGACACGCTGGGTCCCTCCCGCCGCGCTTTCCCGTGGGCGGAAAACCACCAGCTGCACACCGTAGCCTCCCTCTGCGGATACGACCTGAAACAACATCATCACGCCCTGGCCGATGCAGAAGCCTGTGCATGGATTGCCAGGGAAATTTTGTAA
- a CDS encoding tubulin-like doman-containing protein codes for MANHLVIGLGGTGGSVLRALRKRIYEEFRSNDPAGSANIEYLYVDSSLADLNNEEDWQTLGVSVQLSPAQRLSINGIGSGVLSNLDQYPGINAFINRKDEAMLKEGIGAIISEGIGGQRRRFGRMLIANNMCGLPQNTFVGQVHARVRALKEKEDVDDVTFHICAGLGGGTGSGSIVDAVAQIRNEFQRTGDDRSKFKIQLYLYVPEKIIQIPGGEDSNRYYQPNGYAALLELNAMSVKRYFPTDVKGNTDEYGNVRRLLMGQDAFDMAYLYTNVNEAGKEVNIHKVLPGIVGDFLFQKIVASSMQNGGKMARLETNENNGLLPENNETGEAVRSRRFMTFGVKRIEYPETEVVEYGAYNFARQASMQMLYGLWDEARGYIECTEDMVGKTFIHDVEKDAEKEANLLSDDYLTLSKPLPSIEKHVTNWKPIVQGWEFYVDRYKQDVQAECQKKEWYEEFNQLCEKFYDSMYRGCGVKKFYFDYETQIPGFAEEICRRIENNLFAKWKNGEMSIIEVHKYIAVLISKCTERIEGFKSKITKRTTYLNEDLAEQLEEIRADWNNIGWLKDAITNASAKTFGRFADAKREQLTVATSIAAYSYAVKLMSEVINMLTLLNNNSVEPFMRVLSEFADSMKKQAEEKCKLSDAETSSMNSEVVKEYDPKLVRDTVRGFLKNQANQKAYASSLRASIVESLGTTNVGFASLGKKINVSALQEITLKSCIESARKEMDDYSLKNINQRLVNVNILDKLRNTDCSTPDKRKRFIKEIYNAAQSFLPFNGSEEGKGSPETAANHQKIIQLSLPLYEDDDTFRNDFIKDFGESGTIPFNKDNDVSVNFKSNQIVVITAHSGFPLRYVDNVRVLKEKYDVLVRSEVNRMVVHTESFSKALPGLFALDASDLKKRLRPVVLLAYALDGLLVEREDVETGVKTMCFAGEKNRMGRVSRWIPVGNDMIETLNELCKMSRAMDAEALKKAVQTELDTNYKHVEKKNQLMLKMGETLDNVLLPLLGGNDNNPEFVAFNKAAEDLCDNDLKFD; via the coding sequence ATGGCAAATCATTTAGTTATTGGATTAGGAGGAACGGGAGGCTCTGTCTTGCGTGCCTTGCGTAAGCGTATTTATGAAGAGTTTCGTTCAAATGATCCAGCAGGCAGTGCTAATATAGAATATTTGTACGTGGATTCAAGTCTGGCCGATTTGAACAATGAAGAAGACTGGCAGACATTAGGTGTGTCTGTTCAGCTTTCTCCGGCTCAGCGCTTGTCAATCAACGGAATCGGTTCAGGGGTGTTGAGTAACCTCGACCAATATCCGGGCATCAATGCTTTCATCAACCGCAAGGATGAGGCAATGCTGAAGGAAGGCATCGGGGCCATTATTAGTGAAGGCATTGGAGGCCAGCGCCGTCGTTTCGGGCGAATGTTGATTGCCAATAACATGTGTGGTCTGCCCCAGAATACATTTGTAGGACAGGTACATGCGCGTGTCCGTGCGTTGAAAGAGAAAGAAGATGTGGACGATGTGACCTTCCATATTTGTGCCGGACTCGGTGGTGGAACAGGTTCAGGTTCCATTGTGGATGCGGTGGCTCAGATTCGTAATGAATTTCAGCGTACGGGAGACGACCGTTCGAAGTTTAAGATACAGCTTTATCTCTATGTACCGGAGAAAATCATTCAGATTCCGGGAGGCGAAGACAGCAACCGCTATTACCAGCCGAACGGTTATGCTGCTTTGCTGGAACTCAATGCGATGTCGGTAAAACGTTATTTTCCTACGGATGTGAAAGGAAATACAGACGAATATGGCAATGTGCGTCGTTTGTTGATGGGACAGGATGCGTTTGATATGGCCTATTTGTATACCAATGTGAATGAAGCTGGTAAGGAAGTGAATATACATAAGGTGCTGCCGGGAATCGTGGGTGATTTCCTGTTCCAGAAGATTGTGGCTTCTTCCATGCAGAATGGAGGGAAGATGGCTCGTCTGGAGACCAATGAGAACAACGGTCTTCTACCGGAAAACAATGAGACAGGTGAAGCTGTCCGTAGCCGTCGGTTTATGACTTTTGGAGTGAAGCGGATTGAATATCCCGAAACGGAGGTTGTTGAGTATGGAGCCTACAATTTTGCACGGCAGGCTTCCATGCAGATGTTGTATGGATTATGGGATGAGGCACGCGGCTACATCGAGTGTACGGAAGACATGGTAGGAAAGACTTTCATCCACGATGTGGAGAAAGACGCTGAAAAGGAAGCGAACTTGCTGTCTGACGATTATCTCACATTAAGCAAGCCGTTGCCTTCCATTGAAAAGCACGTGACCAACTGGAAACCTATTGTGCAAGGATGGGAGTTCTATGTAGACCGTTACAAGCAAGATGTGCAGGCTGAATGTCAGAAGAAAGAATGGTATGAAGAATTCAACCAGCTTTGTGAGAAGTTCTATGATTCGATGTACCGTGGATGTGGCGTCAAGAAATTCTATTTTGATTATGAAACTCAGATTCCGGGTTTTGCCGAGGAAATATGCCGGCGCATAGAGAATAATCTGTTTGCAAAATGGAAGAATGGGGAGATGTCCATCATCGAGGTGCATAAATATATTGCAGTTTTGATAAGCAAATGTACGGAACGTATAGAGGGCTTCAAATCGAAGATTACCAAGCGTACTACCTATTTGAATGAAGATTTGGCAGAGCAGCTCGAAGAAATCCGTGCCGACTGGAACAATATCGGTTGGCTGAAAGATGCGATTACGAATGCATCGGCCAAGACGTTCGGGCGCTTTGCCGATGCGAAACGCGAACAGCTGACGGTGGCCACTTCCATTGCAGCTTATAGTTACGCCGTGAAACTGATGTCGGAAGTCATCAATATGCTGACGCTGTTGAATAATAACAGTGTGGAACCGTTCATGAGGGTGTTGTCTGAATTTGCAGACAGCATGAAAAAACAGGCTGAAGAAAAGTGCAAGCTGAGCGATGCAGAGACCAGCAGCATGAACAGTGAGGTGGTAAAGGAATACGATCCGAAGCTGGTTCGTGACACGGTGCGTGGATTCCTCAAGAATCAGGCCAATCAGAAGGCGTATGCCAGCAGCCTGCGTGCAAGCATCGTGGAATCTTTGGGTACGACCAATGTGGGATTTGCCAGTCTGGGAAAGAAAATCAATGTTTCGGCTTTGCAGGAAATCACGCTGAAGAGTTGCATTGAAAGTGCCCGGAAGGAGATGGACGATTATTCGCTGAAGAATATAAACCAACGCTTGGTCAATGTGAATATTCTGGACAAATTGAGAAATACGGATTGCAGCACTCCCGACAAGCGCAAACGTTTTATCAAGGAGATTTACAATGCCGCACAAAGCTTCTTGCCGTTCAACGGCTCGGAAGAAGGAAAGGGAAGTCCTGAAACCGCTGCAAACCATCAGAAGATTATCCAGCTTTCTTTGCCTCTGTACGAAGACGACGACACTTTCCGCAACGATTTTATCAAGGACTTTGGGGAAAGTGGAACAATTCCTTTCAACAAAGACAATGATGTCTCTGTGAATTTCAAGAGCAATCAGATTGTAGTGATTACGGCGCACAGCGGTTTCCCGTTGCGCTATGTGGACAATGTGCGTGTGCTGAAAGAAAAATACGACGTACTGGTACGCAGCGAGGTGAACCGCATGGTGGTACATACAGAATCCTTCTCCAAGGCTTTGCCGGGATTGTTTGCATTGGATGCAAGCGATTTGAAGAAACGTCTGCGTCCGGTTGTGCTGCTGGCTTATGCCCTGGATGGCCTTCTGGTAGAACGTGAAGACGTGGAAACGGGTGTGAAAACCATGTGTTTTGCCGGTGAGAAAAACCGCATGGGACGTGTCAGCCGTTGGATTCCGGTTGGAAACGACATGATTGAGACGCTGAATGAACTGTGTAAGATGAGTCGTGCGATGGATGCGGAAGCCCTGAAGAAAGCTGTGCAGACCGAACTGGATACAAACTATAAGCATGTAGAAAAGAAGAACCAGTTGATGCTGAAGATGGGTGAGACCCTCGATAATGTATTGTTGCCACTCTTGGGTGGAAATGATAATAATCCGGAATTTGTAGCCTTTAACAAGGCGGCAGAAGATTTATGTGACAATGATTTGAAGTTTGACTAA
- a CDS encoding ADP-ribosylglycohydrolase family protein, whose product MIGSILGDIVGSVYEFHNIKTKRFPLFTPQKGYTDDSILTLATADWLLHGGDCATYYFRYATCYPCPLGGFGGRFREWLRQGQQTGQLLPYGSCGNGSAMRVGPVGWAFRTEEETLEAARVSAACTHNHPEGIKGAQATALCIFLARCGKRKENIKNTVEAKFGYNLNFTCDGIRDSYKWDATCQGTVPQAIRAFLDGTDFEDCIRNAVSLGGDSDTLACITGSIAEAFYGIPLALHAQTMHYLPPLFQQIVTQFEALYHSTAVS is encoded by the coding sequence ATGATTGGAAGCATTCTCGGCGACATCGTAGGCAGCGTCTACGAGTTCCATAACATCAAGACCAAGCGATTCCCCCTTTTCACCCCGCAGAAGGGATATACCGACGACAGCATCCTGACCCTCGCCACGGCCGACTGGCTGCTGCACGGCGGGGACTGTGCGACGTATTATTTCCGCTATGCCACCTGCTACCCGTGTCCGCTGGGCGGCTTCGGCGGACGTTTCCGCGAATGGCTCCGGCAAGGACAGCAGACGGGACAGCTCCTCCCCTACGGCAGCTGCGGCAACGGCTCGGCCATGCGCGTAGGACCCGTAGGATGGGCATTCCGCACCGAAGAAGAGACCCTGGAAGCGGCCCGCGTCTCCGCCGCCTGCACGCACAACCATCCCGAGGGCATCAAGGGAGCGCAGGCCACGGCCCTCTGTATCTTCCTGGCCCGATGCGGGAAACGGAAGGAGAACATAAAAAATACCGTCGAAGCAAAATTCGGCTACAACCTGAATTTCACTTGCGACGGTATCCGTGACTCATATAAGTGGGACGCTACCTGCCAAGGCACCGTGCCCCAGGCCATCCGTGCTTTTCTGGACGGGACGGATTTTGAAGACTGCATCCGCAACGCCGTCTCACTGGGCGGCGACAGCGACACGCTGGCCTGTATCACGGGCAGCATCGCTGAAGCGTTCTACGGCATTCCCCTTGCCCTGCACGCACAGACGATGCATTATTTGCCGCCACTCTTCCAGCAGATTGTGACGCAGTTTGAGGCGTTATATCATTCTACGGCAGTATCGTGA
- a CDS encoding FimB/Mfa2 family fimbrial subunit produces the protein MKKNVFKMSAFALMLAWAGCSNEEIATTAQGGDDTLSPGEAMIEISLTNANSRAARPVGSSAAANNVDHYKLFVLKDGAVAEGVTVTQIDGAAVSSNDPMDEAGAAWNSAVSTEGAGEASRENGLKKIKLAGLKAGEYTIISYAYNGDTDPYAATLSGNTFTTVNKLTGFDVEELFAGSVTVSATEEGKFTTQPKVTMERQVAGMLAYFKNVPAYVNNEKVEKVVVRANREASGFTFPSTADLNGKWDSGNSGTADLLTFTMSAASNYSVAKLGETYTFNAEGGDGKKYQLADGMPENQSLKCVDHSLFGGRFVLPYEEHVASQTLSIHILGSGNKELKVLNVTVAQAPSDGTKYQYDIRRNNFYSIGKKLFTDNTEGKDSATLEAEPGADEKDAPIDLSKSDELLVTLNDAWGVLHDTAVE, from the coding sequence ATGAAGAAAAATGTATTCAAAATGTCTGCTTTTGCGCTGATGTTGGCATGGGCAGGGTGTAGTAACGAAGAAATTGCCACAACTGCGCAAGGCGGAGATGACACATTATCTCCAGGAGAAGCAATGATTGAAATTAGTCTGACAAACGCCAATTCGCGCGCGGCGCGTCCGGTGGGAAGTTCGGCAGCCGCCAACAATGTGGACCATTACAAGCTTTTCGTATTGAAAGACGGTGCTGTGGCCGAAGGAGTCACTGTGACGCAGATTGACGGTGCGGCGGTGAGCAGCAATGACCCGATGGATGAGGCGGGTGCCGCATGGAACAGTGCGGTTTCCACTGAAGGTGCAGGGGAGGCAAGCCGTGAGAACGGTCTCAAGAAAATCAAGCTGGCAGGCCTGAAGGCCGGGGAGTACACGATTATTTCTTATGCCTATAACGGAGATACGGACCCCTATGCGGCTACGTTGTCGGGCAACACTTTTACGACTGTCAATAAACTGACAGGCTTTGACGTGGAGGAACTGTTTGCCGGTTCGGTTACGGTATCTGCCACGGAGGAAGGTAAGTTTACCACCCAGCCCAAGGTGACGATGGAGCGTCAGGTGGCTGGTATGCTGGCCTACTTCAAGAATGTACCCGCCTACGTCAATAACGAGAAGGTGGAGAAGGTGGTGGTGAGAGCCAACCGTGAAGCCAGCGGGTTTACTTTCCCTTCTACAGCTGATTTGAATGGTAAGTGGGATAGTGGAAATTCAGGAACAGCTGATTTGCTGACGTTTACCATGAGTGCGGCAAGCAACTATTCGGTAGCAAAATTGGGTGAGACCTATACCTTCAACGCAGAAGGGGGAGATGGCAAGAAATACCAGCTGGCAGACGGAATGCCTGAAAACCAATCCCTGAAATGTGTGGACCACTCACTTTTCGGTGGCCGCTTCGTCTTGCCTTACGAGGAGCATGTGGCCAGCCAGACGTTGAGCATCCACATCTTGGGCAGCGGCAACAAGGAGCTGAAAGTGCTGAATGTCACTGTGGCACAGGCTCCGAGCGATGGAACGAAATACCAGTATGACATCCGCCGCAATAATTTCTACTCCATCGGTAAGAAACTGTTTACGGACAATACGGAAGGAAAAGACTCAGCCACTTTGGAGGCAGAGCCGGGTGCCGACGAAAAGGATGCGCCCATCGACCTCTCGAAGTCGGATGAGCTGCTGGTCACCTTGAACGACGCATGGGGAGTGCTTCACGATACTGCCGTAGAATGA
- a CDS encoding GNA1162 family protein, with amino-acid sequence MKNYLIVTLAIILLSSCAETITRGKQYAKLYEEKPVSIVIMPPINQTNSVEAKDFFYTTMYMPLCEKGYYVYSPYLTMEMFQTESAYDSEMFLENDINIFKKVLGADAAMFTVIKSWSRKTMTGKLTVDIEYILRSTSTGETLYHREGLMNVDTSVNAGGGLLGTVVSMAATALSTAMTDKVVAGRKCNAFVLSDMPVGKYSPNYGKDQNLEAGKSYIKATVK; translated from the coding sequence ATGAAAAACTATTTAATTGTTACATTAGCTATTATACTACTGTCTTCATGTGCGGAAACGATTACACGCGGAAAGCAGTATGCTAAGTTATACGAGGAGAAACCTGTTTCCATAGTTATCATGCCTCCCATCAATCAGACGAATTCCGTAGAAGCAAAAGATTTCTTTTATACTACGATGTATATGCCGCTTTGTGAGAAAGGCTATTATGTGTATTCACCTTATCTGACAATGGAGATGTTTCAGACAGAAAGTGCATACGACAGCGAGATGTTTCTGGAAAATGACATAAATATCTTCAAGAAAGTGTTGGGAGCAGATGCGGCGATGTTTACGGTTATAAAATCCTGGAGCCGGAAAACGATGACTGGAAAACTGACTGTGGACATAGAATATATTTTGCGTTCCACTTCTACAGGAGAAACTCTTTACCACAGGGAAGGCTTGATGAATGTAGACACAAGTGTCAATGCAGGAGGCGGATTACTGGGAACTGTCGTAAGTATGGCTGCCACGGCTTTAAGTACTGCCATGACAGATAAAGTGGTGGCAGGAAGAAAATGCAATGCTTTTGTGTTGAGTGATATGCCTGTGGGGAAATACAGCCCCAATTATGGCAAAGACCAGAACCTGGAGGCTGGTAAAAGTTATATTAAAGCGACTGTGAAATAA
- a CDS encoding DUF4810 domain-containing protein produces MMRKILFMGTCMLAFASCTTVKPLYSWYNYEDVTYQYSKKSTEELQVKVLEQYQKMIDKQKGSRGVVPPGLYAEYGYMLYRTGKKEEGLSFLKEEIKVYPESEKYISRIIKQLEK; encoded by the coding sequence ATGATGAGAAAAATTCTATTTATGGGTACTTGTATGCTGGCTTTTGCTTCTTGTACTACCGTGAAGCCATTGTATTCGTGGTATAATTATGAAGACGTGACTTATCAGTACAGTAAGAAAAGCACGGAAGAACTTCAAGTGAAAGTGCTGGAACAGTATCAAAAGATGATTGACAAGCAAAAGGGTTCCAGAGGGGTCGTTCCTCCGGGATTGTATGCGGAATACGGCTATATGTTATATCGGACCGGAAAGAAAGAGGAAGGCCTTTCTTTCTTGAAGGAAGAAATAAAGGTTTATCCGGAGTCGGAAAAATATATCTCAAGAATCATTAAACAGCTTGAAAAATGA
- a CDS encoding CsgG/HfaB family protein — MMKRICLFAVCACLLVDMSYAQRKVEVVETPQETQAATSGKVIKRKVAIGRFSNETQYAKGIFYDKENDPMGKQALDILSAKLAASGKFLLLERSDLSTLLEEAQKGENGLATVGADYMIIGSITEFGRKNTGKSGVFTTTKTQTVEAAVAIRLVDVSTGLIIYSDEAKGSADLTTKTTMGIGGRADFDATLSDKAISEAIGQLVENIINKCTDKPWRTYFLSYDTDAVLIAGGKSQGIEEGDVFCVKSKGKKVKNPQTGLMIELPGKKIGTVKVISTGGDTPETEYSFVEVSATAPIDATKLSEYYIEESK; from the coding sequence ATGATGAAAAGAATTTGTTTGTTTGCTGTGTGTGCATGCTTGTTGGTCGACATGAGTTACGCTCAAAGAAAAGTTGAGGTAGTAGAAACCCCGCAAGAAACACAAGCAGCTACTAGCGGGAAAGTAATTAAGCGTAAAGTGGCAATTGGACGGTTCTCAAATGAAACGCAATATGCGAAGGGCATATTCTATGATAAAGAGAATGATCCGATGGGCAAACAAGCGCTGGATATTCTTTCAGCTAAGCTGGCTGCTTCCGGAAAATTCCTGCTGTTGGAGCGAAGCGATTTGTCCACTTTGCTTGAAGAAGCCCAAAAGGGCGAGAACGGTTTGGCCACGGTCGGAGCTGATTATATGATTATTGGTTCCATTACGGAATTTGGCCGGAAGAATACCGGGAAATCGGGTGTCTTTACTACCACAAAAACACAGACCGTGGAGGCGGCGGTAGCTATTCGTCTGGTAGATGTGTCTACAGGCCTGATTATTTATTCGGATGAGGCAAAAGGTTCTGCCGATTTGACCACTAAGACAACTATGGGTATAGGTGGACGTGCTGATTTTGATGCCACACTGAGTGACAAGGCCATTTCTGAAGCCATTGGACAGCTGGTGGAGAATATCATTAATAAATGTACAGACAAACCATGGAGAACTTATTTCCTTTCTTATGATACGGATGCGGTGTTGATTGCAGGTGGAAAAAGTCAAGGCATAGAAGAAGGGGATGTATTCTGCGTGAAGTCAAAAGGTAAGAAAGTGAAAAATCCTCAGACGGGTTTGATGATTGAATTGCCAGGAAAGAAAATAGGTACGGTCAAGGTGATATCTACAGGGGGCGATACTCCGGAAACTGAATATTCTTTTGTGGAGGTATCAGCCACAGCTCCGATTGATGCAACGAAACTAAGTGAATATTATATTGAAGAATCCAAGTAA